One window of the Allosaccharopolyspora coralli genome contains the following:
- a CDS encoding DedA family protein, translating to MTVIEQLDALVLDLLDSASAIGPTACLVVLFVVLSLEASLFVGLFVSGEIALLVSVGALGERWAVPMLLVAVLANTVGQAGGYGIGRGVGPSLQRSWAGRKISASSWDTAHEVLRGRGARALLTTRFIAFVHAVVPAVAGMLRVPFARFMVMAVAGATAWATVHTSLALALGQAARAIGYSWTAVVVTVVAAAVSGTVLYRSVRRVDREKSAEQPEPARP from the coding sequence ATGACCGTGATCGAGCAACTCGACGCGCTCGTTCTCGATCTTCTGGACAGTGCGTCGGCGATCGGCCCGACGGCCTGTCTGGTGGTGCTGTTCGTGGTGCTCTCGCTCGAGGCGTCGCTGTTCGTCGGACTGTTCGTCTCCGGCGAGATCGCGTTGCTGGTGTCGGTGGGCGCGTTGGGCGAGCGATGGGCGGTGCCGATGCTGCTCGTCGCGGTGCTCGCGAACACGGTCGGACAGGCGGGCGGCTACGGGATCGGCCGTGGCGTCGGCCCGTCGCTGCAGCGCAGCTGGGCGGGACGCAAGATCAGTGCGAGTTCGTGGGACACCGCGCACGAAGTGCTCCGCGGCCGGGGCGCGCGTGCGTTGCTGACCACGCGGTTCATCGCCTTCGTGCACGCCGTGGTCCCGGCGGTGGCCGGCATGCTCCGAGTGCCGTTCGCGCGGTTCATGGTGATGGCGGTGGCCGGCGCGACCGCCTGGGCGACAGTGCACACGAGCCTGGCGCTCGCGTTGGGGCAGGCCGCACGCGCGATCGGGTATAGCTGGACGGCGGTGGTCGTCACAGTCGTGGCCGCAGCCGTCTCCGGAACCGTGCTGTACCGCTCGGTGCGCCGGGTCGACCGAGAGAAGTCCGCTGAACAGCCGGAACCCGCCCGCCCCTGA
- a CDS encoding chorismate mutase, producing the protein MNTTVDGDQDRSEPEGSIGGLREEIDYLDAEILRLVQRRAEVSRQVGEARMASGGPRIVYNREMDVLARYRALGPEGRELAMILLRLGRGHLGR; encoded by the coding sequence ATGAACACGACGGTGGACGGCGACCAGGACCGGTCCGAGCCCGAAGGCTCGATCGGTGGCCTGCGCGAGGAGATCGACTACCTCGACGCCGAGATCCTGCGTCTGGTGCAACGTCGCGCCGAGGTCTCTCGGCAGGTCGGCGAGGCCCGGATGGCCTCGGGCGGCCCGCGCATCGTCTACAACCGCGAGATGGACGTCCTCGCCCGCTACCGTGCGCTGGGCCCCGAAGGCCGTGAGCTCGCGATGATCCTCCTGCGCCTCGGCCGCGGCCACCTCGGCCGCTGA
- a CDS encoding MFS transporter, which produces MTAADPTAKRSSRLRVVSASLVGTTIEWYDFFLYGSAAALVFPTLFFPAADPLVGTMLAFVTYAVGFFARPLGGIVFGHYGDKLGRKKLLVISLVMMGGATFLIGFLPTYSSVGLAAPLILTFLRLVQGFAVGGEWGGAVLIVSEHGSAKNRGFWASWPQAGVPLGNLCGTAVLAVLAAVQSEEAFLAWGWRVAFLLSGVLVLVGLWVRLAVAESPLFLEAQRKIDEQGGRTPPLLEVLKHYRGEVLTAMGARFVENVVYYMVTSFVLTYVATYLEMPRSLALNASLIAAVVHFASIPLWATLSDRVGRRPVYLIGAIGTGLWAFVFFGLLDTESFGLITLATSVGLIFHGAMYGPQAAFFSELFGTRVRYSGASVGYQLASVVAGSVAPLIATALLAAFGSPLPIAIYVALCSVVTIVAVVLAPETRDRDMAAHE; this is translated from the coding sequence ATGACCGCAGCAGACCCCACCGCCAAGAGATCCAGCAGACTCCGCGTCGTCTCCGCGAGCCTCGTCGGAACCACCATCGAGTGGTACGACTTCTTCCTGTACGGCTCGGCGGCCGCGCTGGTGTTCCCGACGTTGTTCTTCCCGGCGGCGGACCCGCTGGTCGGCACCATGCTCGCGTTCGTCACCTACGCCGTCGGCTTCTTCGCCCGCCCGCTCGGCGGCATCGTCTTCGGCCACTACGGCGACAAGCTCGGCCGCAAGAAGCTGCTGGTCATCAGCCTGGTCATGATGGGCGGGGCGACGTTTCTCATCGGGTTCCTCCCGACGTACTCCTCCGTCGGCCTCGCCGCGCCGTTGATCCTCACGTTCCTGCGCCTCGTGCAGGGCTTCGCCGTGGGTGGCGAGTGGGGCGGTGCGGTGCTCATCGTCTCCGAACACGGCTCGGCGAAGAACCGCGGATTCTGGGCGTCCTGGCCGCAGGCGGGCGTTCCGCTGGGCAACCTGTGCGGCACGGCCGTGCTCGCCGTCCTCGCCGCGGTGCAGTCGGAAGAGGCGTTTCTGGCCTGGGGCTGGCGTGTGGCGTTCCTGCTCTCCGGGGTGCTCGTCCTCGTCGGCCTGTGGGTGCGGCTCGCGGTCGCCGAGTCCCCACTGTTCCTCGAGGCGCAACGCAAGATCGACGAGCAGGGCGGGCGCACGCCGCCGCTGCTGGAGGTCCTGAAGCACTATCGCGGCGAGGTCCTCACCGCGATGGGAGCCCGGTTCGTCGAGAACGTCGTGTACTACATGGTCACGTCGTTCGTGCTCACCTACGTGGCCACCTACCTGGAGATGCCGAGGTCGCTGGCACTGAACGCGTCACTGATCGCGGCGGTGGTGCACTTCGCGAGCATCCCGTTGTGGGCAACGCTCTCCGACCGCGTGGGCAGGCGCCCGGTGTATCTGATCGGCGCGATCGGCACCGGACTGTGGGCGTTCGTGTTCTTCGGCTTGCTGGACACGGAGTCGTTCGGGCTCATCACCCTGGCGACCTCGGTCGGGTTGATCTTCCACGGTGCGATGTACGGGCCGCAGGCGGCGTTCTTCTCCGAGCTGTTCGGCACCCGCGTCCGCTACTCCGGTGCGTCCGTGGGCTATCAGCTCGCGTCCGTCGTCGCGGGATCGGTGGCGCCGCTGATCGCCACCGCGCTGCTCGCCGCGTTCGGCTCACCGCTGCCGATCGCGATCTACGTAGCGTTGTGTTCGGTGGTCACGATCGTCGCCGTGGTCCTCGCTCCCGAAACCCGCGACCGCGACATGGCCGCCCACGAGTGA
- a CDS encoding 3-hydroxybutyrate dehydrogenase — protein sequence MEDRPGVDRASTGLAGGGDLRGRRALVTGAGSGIGDAIARGLANAGAHVVLVDKVADSIESLAAEIGGTPRVVDLCDLDAAGELGTDVDIVVNNAGVQHVAPVHRFPTDTFSMMFDLMVQAPFRIIRSALPGMYEQGWGRIVNVSSAHGLRASPYKGAYVAAKHALEGLSKTVAVEAARHGVTSNCVNPGFVRTPLVETQVAEQARLHRVPEEQVIEDVLLERTPVKRLVEPEEVAELAIWLCGPGSASITGTSLPMDGGWTAH from the coding sequence ATGGAAGATCGACCTGGCGTCGACCGCGCCTCGACCGGGCTCGCCGGTGGAGGTGACCTGCGGGGCAGGCGCGCACTCGTCACCGGAGCGGGCAGCGGCATCGGCGACGCCATCGCGCGGGGACTCGCGAACGCGGGTGCCCACGTGGTGCTCGTCGACAAGGTCGCCGACTCCATCGAGTCGCTCGCGGCCGAGATCGGCGGCACCCCCAGGGTCGTCGACCTCTGCGACCTCGACGCCGCCGGGGAGCTCGGCACCGACGTCGACATCGTCGTCAACAACGCCGGGGTGCAGCACGTCGCTCCCGTGCACCGGTTCCCGACCGACACGTTCTCGATGATGTTCGACCTGATGGTGCAGGCTCCGTTCCGCATCATCCGCAGTGCGCTGCCGGGCATGTACGAACAGGGATGGGGACGCATCGTCAACGTCTCCTCCGCGCACGGGCTGCGCGCGTCGCCCTACAAGGGCGCCTACGTCGCCGCGAAACACGCGCTCGAGGGACTGTCCAAGACCGTCGCCGTCGAGGCCGCGCGCCACGGCGTGACCTCGAACTGCGTCAACCCCGGCTTCGTACGCACCCCGCTGGTGGAAACGCAGGTAGCCGAGCAGGCCCGGTTGCACCGTGTCCCGGAGGAACAGGTCATCGAGGACGTGCTGCTCGAACGGACGCCGGTCAAACGTCTCGTCGAACCGGAGGAGGTCGCCGAACTCGCCATCTGGCTGTGCGGCCCGGGCAGCGCTTCGATCACCGGAACCTCGCTGCCGATGGACGGCGGCTGGACCGCGCACTGA